A region from the Vicinamibacteria bacterium genome encodes:
- the glgP gene encoding alpha-glucan family phosphorylase: MLETTIAYFSMEIGLSHRMPTYSGGLGVLAGDTLRAAADWGLPLAAVTLIHRNGYFRQRIDASGQQLEEPDAWNVADHLTEMQPRVQVEVEGQTVVLRGWLAVIEGVLGHKIPVYFLDSDLEENTEEQRRLTDVLYGGDHRHRLCQEIILGIGGLRFLRAMGHDGLDTYHMNEGHSSLLTLELMHLAARRAGRKVPSSSDVSHVKNHCVFTTHTPVAAGHDRFPKELFERLLPKELFLHLAQLFPGDVVNMTELALLHSRYVNGVARRHGEVARGMFGGYDVSAITNGVHAATWAAPSIARLFDRHVPGWREDNQSLRYMSAVPLEELVEAHRIAKQDLLSAIKESLQIELDEKVITIGFARRATAYKRADLVFRDVDRLNQIAEKAGPMQFVYAGKAHPRDERGKAIIQRVLSVREKLSPKIRLVYLENYNMRLGALLTAGSDLWLNTPEAPKEASGTSGMKAALNGVPSLSILDGWWIEGYIEGVTGWSIGETPKLSSEPDGEADAASLYDKLERVILPLFYRDLSGYMEVARHAIALNGSFFNTERMVSEYARQAYRLSREV, from the coding sequence CGGTGTGCTTGCCGGCGATACCCTCAGGGCCGCGGCCGATTGGGGTCTTCCGCTCGCCGCCGTGACCCTGATCCATCGAAACGGCTACTTTCGCCAGAGGATCGACGCCTCGGGCCAACAACTCGAAGAGCCCGATGCCTGGAACGTCGCCGATCACCTCACCGAGATGCAACCCAGGGTGCAGGTAGAGGTCGAGGGCCAGACCGTCGTCCTTCGGGGATGGCTCGCGGTGATCGAGGGAGTCCTGGGCCACAAGATCCCGGTCTATTTCCTGGACAGCGACCTCGAAGAGAATACCGAGGAGCAGAGGCGACTCACCGACGTCCTCTATGGTGGTGACCATCGTCACCGGCTTTGCCAGGAGATCATCCTCGGTATCGGTGGGCTGCGCTTCCTCCGGGCGATGGGGCACGACGGGCTCGACACCTATCACATGAACGAGGGTCATTCGAGCCTGCTGACGCTGGAGCTGATGCACCTGGCCGCTCGGCGCGCCGGTCGCAAGGTACCTTCCTCCTCGGACGTGAGTCACGTCAAGAACCACTGCGTGTTCACCACCCACACGCCCGTCGCCGCGGGGCACGACCGTTTTCCCAAGGAGCTTTTCGAAAGACTCCTTCCCAAGGAGTTGTTTCTGCACCTCGCCCAGCTCTTCCCGGGCGACGTCGTCAACATGACCGAGCTCGCGCTCTTGCACAGTCGCTACGTCAACGGGGTCGCGCGCCGACATGGCGAGGTGGCCCGCGGAATGTTCGGAGGGTACGACGTCTCGGCGATCACGAACGGCGTCCACGCCGCAACCTGGGCGGCACCCTCGATCGCACGACTGTTCGATCGGCACGTTCCCGGATGGCGAGAGGACAACCAGAGCCTGCGCTACATGAGCGCCGTGCCTCTCGAAGAGCTCGTGGAAGCTCACCGGATCGCAAAACAGGATCTCCTCTCGGCGATCAAGGAGTCATTGCAGATCGAGCTGGACGAGAAGGTGATCACGATTGGCTTCGCCCGTCGGGCCACGGCCTACAAACGGGCCGACCTCGTGTTTCGAGACGTCGACAGGTTGAATCAGATCGCCGAGAAGGCCGGTCCCATGCAGTTCGTCTACGCGGGGAAGGCCCATCCTCGCGACGAGCGAGGCAAAGCCATCATCCAGAGGGTCCTCTCGGTTCGCGAGAAACTCTCCCCGAAGATCCGGCTCGTCTATCTGGAGAACTACAACATGAGACTGGGGGCGCTCCTCACCGCGGGCTCCGACCTGTGGCTGAATACGCCGGAGGCGCCGAAGGAAGCTTCGGGGACCAGCGGCATGAAAGCGGCCCTCAACGGCGTACCCAGTTTGAGCATCCTCGACGGTTGGTGGATCGAGGGATATATCGAGGGTGTAACCGGTTGGTCGATCGGCGAGACCCCCAAGCTGTCCTCGGAGCCGGACGGGGAGGCGGACGCTGCGAGCTTGTATGACAAGCTGGAGAGGGTAATCCTCCCTCTCTTTTACCGCGACCTTTCCGGCTACATGGAAGTGGCTCGACATGCCATCGCCCTGAACGGTAGTTTCTTCAACACCGAGCGGATGGTAAGCGAGTATGCGCGCCAGGCTTATCGACTCTCGCGAGAAGTCTAG